A single window of Danio rerio strain Tuebingen ecotype United States chromosome 15, GRCz12tu, whole genome shotgun sequence DNA harbors:
- the LOC141377968 gene encoding uncharacterized protein has translation MGLHDDASTSVPAMNRFDSVNRTQSQTRPVHHCETLSEVVGSHGSSSQRDSVRSAVHETPAVVAQIQGVFPQGESFPHDQGLAALPSSLKYVENALVPVPGPSVGGCLSSRHAYDKCFSDGLGSNGLDPHDQGLAALPSSLKYVENALVPVPGPSVGGCLSSRHAYDRCFSNGLGSNPEGASRSGTMGRTSSLLAHKLPGDDGRVSGLKTLSPRSKGPSCFSLHEQHIGGRLHQPAGGSEVSNAMQTSTSDPPVGPEQNPVHQGNVCPGPSEHGSRSPVEAGGEIQGMETSSPRGGGVHLGKIKESAGRPVCFPRDHALRTMGFSLASSPSVTGCHGSDIAEATSVCFSPDRSAPRSPGEGPSRLSTVTAGSPGLAYQDLVFGPHSPAGGSLVGDPHQQEPSVPGGRNDTSSPTRPVETVGVASEGAHLIENGLSTEVAQTILSSRAPSTWKLYSLKWALFSAWCREHQLNPVSCQVASVLEFLQDRLSAGLAASTLRVYVSAIAAYRSPLDDESLGQDPLICRFLRGAIRLRPISTHRVPTWDLTLVLEGISVPPFEPLQKASDKFLTLKTAFLLAISSLKRVGDLQALSVAPSFLEFAPGMSKAFLYPRPGYVPKVPTHVARPAVLQAFNPPPFQSSDQEKLNLLCPVRALNTYVNRVINWRKSEQLLVCFGPSKRGSPANKQTISNWIVETISFTYQAAGRPAPKFVKAHSTRAVGASKASISGSALSDICLAAGWSTPHT, from the exons atgggactccatgacgatgcgagcacgtctgtccccgccatgaatcgcttcgattcagtcaaccgtacacagagtcaaactaggccagttcatcactgtgaaacactttcagaggttgttgggtctcatggcagcagcagccagcgtgattccgttcggtctgctgtacatgagacccctgcagtggtggctcaaatccagggggttttccctcaaggggaatcctttccgcatgatcaaggtctcgcggcgctgccttcgagccttaagtatgtggaaaatgccctggttcctgtcccagggcccagtgttgggggctgtctgtcatcgcgtcatgcctatgacaaatgcttctctgacgggctagggagcaacgggcttgatccgcatgatcaaggtctagcggcgctgccttcgagccttaagtatgtggaaaatgccctagttcctgtcccagggcctagtgttgggggctgtctgtcatcgcgtcatgcttatgacagatgcttctctaacgggctggggagcaaccctgagggggcttcccgcagcgggacgatggggagaacatcatcgttactggcacataaactgcctggagatgatggccgtgtttctggccttaaaacactttctcccagatctaaggggccatcatgttttagtctgcacgaacaacacattggtggtcgcttacatcaaccagcaggggggtctgaagtctcgaatgctatgcaaactagcacatcggatcctcctgtgggcccagaacaaaatcctgtccatcagggcaatgtatgtcccgggccatctgaacatgggagcagatctcctgtcgaggcagggggtgagatccagggaatggaaacttcttcaccccgaggtggtggagtccatttgggaaagattaaggaaagcgcaggtagacctgtttgcttcccaagagaccacgcattgcgtactatgggtttctctctcgcatccagcccctctgtgactggttgccatggttcagacatagccgaggctacgtctgtatgcttttcccccgatcgctctgctcccaggagtcctggagagggtccgtcaagaCTGAGTACAGTTACTGCTGGTAGCCCCGGTTTGGCCTACCAGGATTTGGTTTTCGGACCTCATAGCCCTGCTGGCGGGTCTCTCGTGGGAGATCCCCATCAGCAGGAACCTTCTGTCCCAGGCGGGAGGAATGATACTTCATCCCCTAcccgacctgtggaaactgtgggtgtggcctctgagggggcccacctcatagagaatggactgtcaaccgaggttgctcagaccattctaagctccagggctccctccacatGGAAGCTTTATTCCCTAAAATgggctctcttttcagcttggtgcagagaacaccagctgaacccagtcagctgccaggtagcctcagtgctggaatttctccaagatcgcctgtctgctgggttagctgcatccactctgagagtgtacgtgtcagctatagcggcctaccgttctcccctagatgatgagtcactaggacaggatccgctaatttgtcgcttccttcgtggagccataaggctaaggcctatcagcacacacagggtaccgacatgggatttaacattggtgctcgagggcatctctgttcccccatttgagccactgcagaaggcgtcagataagtttctgacactaaaaacagctttcttattagctatttcttccttaaaaagggttggtgacctccaggctttgtcggttgcaccttcatttctggagtttgctccaggcatgtccaaagcctttctttatcccagaccggggtacgtgcctaaggtgcccactcatgtggcgagacctgctgtgctacaggcctttaacccgcccccatttcagtcgtcggaccaagagaagttaaacttactctgcccagttagagctctgaatacatatgttaaccgggttatcaactggagaaagagtgaacagttactggtctgcttcggaccctcaaaaagggggagtccggcaaataagcagacaataagtaattggatagttgagactatctcatttacctatcaggctgctggacgccctgcacctaaatttgttaaggcccactccacaagggctgtcggggcctccaaagcttctatttcgggctcagccctttctgatatttgtttggcggcaggatggtcgactccacatac gtaa